From Chloroflexota bacterium, one genomic window encodes:
- a CDS encoding EamA family transporter has translation MQEQIDRRDALIGYAAAIGAAACYGALAVLGRKIALDIAPPLVANAFSMILGTLVLFAIFQGQIRADYRVRPSRKGWLFVALAGCASTWGVTFWFLALGKAPAILVAPLAGTSPLFALLMTLIFLRGVERVTIRTFIGTIMVIIGVALITLGIE, from the coding sequence ATGCAAGAACAGATAGACAGACGAGATGCGCTAATTGGCTACGCCGCAGCGATAGGCGCGGCGGCATGCTACGGCGCGCTCGCGGTTCTGGGGCGCAAAATCGCGCTCGACATCGCCCCCCCGCTCGTGGCTAACGCCTTTTCCATGATTTTGGGGACACTGGTGCTATTCGCCATATTCCAAGGCCAGATACGCGCCGATTACAGGGTGCGCCCGTCAAGAAAGGGCTGGCTGTTCGTTGCGCTCGCCGGCTGCGCCTCTACTTGGGGCGTAACATTCTGGTTTCTTGCGCTCGGCAAAGCGCCCGCAATCCTAGTCGCGCCGTTAGCGGGAACCAGCCCCTTGTTCGCGCTGCTAATGACGCTGATTTTCCTGCGCGGCGTAGAGCGTGTAACGATACGAACCTTCATAGGCACGATAATGGTAATCATCGGCGTAGCCCTGATTACACTAGGCATAGAATAG
- a CDS encoding DMT family transporter, whose translation MLGAAMALTAAMGFGAAAVFARIGLQYMRPTTGAFVSLLIGIAITLTLALVFHFDDIFALSGIAFVWFLITGTLNFPLGRLLNFTSVNKIGVSRSAPIIGAAPLFSGILGVTLGGESMNFFIFTGTLVIIGGIAMIVGQK comes from the coding sequence ATGCTGGGCGCGGCGATGGCGCTGACGGCGGCAATGGGATTCGGCGCGGCAGCCGTATTCGCCCGCATCGGCTTGCAGTACATGCGTCCCACCACAGGCGCGTTTGTATCGCTGCTGATAGGCATTGCCATCACGCTCACGCTTGCGCTCGTCTTCCACTTCGACGATATCTTCGCGTTGAGCGGCATCGCGTTCGTCTGGTTCCTCATAACCGGAACGCTGAACTTCCCGCTTGGCAGGCTTCTCAACTTCACCAGCGTAAACAAGATAGGCGTGTCGCGCTCCGCTCCCATAATCGGCGCCGCGCCGCTATTCTCGGGTATTCTTGGCGTAACGCTCGGCGGAGAGAGCATGAACTTCTTCATCTTCACCGGAACGCTTGTAATCATCGGCGGAATCGCAATGATAGTTGGTCAAAAATAA